Proteins from one Mycolicibacter virginiensis genomic window:
- a CDS encoding DUF2804 domain-containing protein has product MATAEREITEPVELCDASGLLNPAAVGWTRTPLHRCNLRGWGRTKRWEYWCVTTPTHLIAITVADLDYLGVSNVFFLDYSGREVSRSCLHPGGWGITLPSSLGDGPASARGLVAIDLAAEHEGTRIRFSCKTSAGPMTGDLFVALPTGHETLAVVVPWSERRFQYTAKHTARPASGVVRIGGDTYDFAGGWGVLDHGRGRWPANTVWNWGAASGHTDGHTVGLQLGGKWTVGTPSTENALCVDGRLSKIGAELDWHYPEYSGPWTIRTPDSDQVELTFTPFHHRSPLPGTHQCFGHYDGRIRTDDGASVVVGSLLGWAEQVHMLW; this is encoded by the coding sequence ATGGCCACCGCGGAACGCGAGATCACCGAGCCGGTAGAACTGTGCGATGCGTCCGGATTGCTGAACCCAGCCGCCGTCGGATGGACCCGGACACCGCTGCACCGCTGCAACCTGCGTGGCTGGGGCCGCACCAAGCGGTGGGAGTACTGGTGTGTGACAACGCCCACCCACCTGATCGCGATCACCGTCGCCGACCTCGACTACCTGGGGGTGAGCAACGTCTTCTTCCTGGACTATTCCGGGCGTGAGGTGAGCCGCAGCTGTCTGCACCCGGGCGGGTGGGGGATAACGCTGCCTTCGAGCCTCGGCGACGGACCGGCCTCGGCTCGTGGCCTGGTCGCGATCGACCTCGCCGCCGAGCACGAAGGAACCCGGATCCGGTTCTCCTGCAAGACCTCTGCCGGCCCGATGACCGGCGACCTGTTTGTCGCGCTGCCAACCGGACACGAGACGCTGGCGGTCGTGGTGCCGTGGAGCGAGCGGCGGTTCCAGTACACCGCCAAGCACACCGCGCGGCCGGCGTCGGGTGTTGTGCGGATCGGTGGCGACACCTACGACTTCGCCGGTGGGTGGGGTGTGCTCGACCACGGCCGCGGGCGCTGGCCGGCCAACACCGTGTGGAACTGGGGGGCGGCCTCCGGACACACCGACGGCCACACGGTGGGCCTGCAGCTGGGCGGCAAGTGGACGGTCGGCACCCCCAGCACCGAGAACGCGCTCTGCGTCGACGGCCGACTGAGCAAGATCGGCGCCGAACTGGACTGGCACTACCCGGAATACAGCGGGCCGTGGACGATCCGCACCCCCGACTCCGACCAGGTGGAGCTGACGTTCACCCCGTTCCATCACCGGTCACCGTTGCCGGGGACCCATCAGTGCTTCGGGCACTACGACGGGCGGATCCGCACCGACGATGGCGCGAGTGTGGTCGTGGGCAGTCTGCTCGGCTGGGCCGAACAGGTGCACATGCTCTGGTGA
- a CDS encoding DUF5642 family protein, with amino-acid sequence MPRLDRGRRLSVKPGLVLAAALGVGATLAGCGASTEVAPAASPVASQNPAAEPSPAPYDISRVGAVADDFPQGFTAQAHPAKTLGQSDIDGSAVAAFTDAQVDPSQCRSVVIPPNVDPTVGTEAAGVIGQGDQGNMYVVALRSPNPVAVEAEPAGCDRISLAGSPEATGTVERIPAPAIAGVTTTGVKLSVEGPEEDPDYLYTAALDDRTSVVVMGSADAQLDPQRLMSDLLIKAVSAVRGQQQS; translated from the coding sequence ATGCCACGTTTAGACCGCGGTAGGCGGCTTAGCGTCAAACCCGGACTGGTACTTGCGGCCGCACTCGGCGTAGGGGCAACCCTCGCCGGGTGCGGCGCGAGCACCGAAGTCGCTCCCGCGGCGAGTCCGGTTGCGTCCCAGAATCCCGCCGCCGAGCCCAGCCCGGCACCCTACGACATCTCACGAGTCGGCGCCGTCGCCGACGACTTTCCGCAAGGCTTCACGGCGCAGGCGCACCCAGCTAAGACGCTGGGGCAGTCCGACATCGACGGGTCCGCGGTAGCGGCGTTCACCGACGCCCAGGTGGATCCGTCGCAGTGCAGGTCGGTGGTCATCCCGCCGAATGTCGATCCGACGGTCGGCACCGAAGCTGCCGGCGTGATCGGGCAGGGAGATCAGGGCAACATGTACGTTGTCGCTTTGCGATCACCCAATCCCGTTGCGGTTGAGGCTGAACCGGCGGGTTGTGATCGGATCTCGCTGGCCGGTTCGCCGGAGGCGACCGGGACCGTGGAGCGTATCCCGGCCCCTGCCATCGCCGGCGTCACCACGACCGGGGTGAAGCTGAGCGTCGAGGGCCCCGAGGAGGATCCCGACTACCTGTACACGGCGGCGCTCGACGATCGAACGTCGGTCGTCGTCATGGGCAGTGCGGATGCGCAGCTGGACCCGCAAAGACTGATGTCAGACCTGCTGATCAAGGCCGTTTCAGCGGTCCGCGGGCAGCAGCAATCGTGA
- a CDS encoding CocE/NonD family hydrolase — translation MAATSSPRLADVVVNRALRRLPPPTTGYTVRREQVPMRDGVQLRADHYQPTGDVAGTLLVRCPYGRKFPFSLVFARMYAARGYRVILQSVRGTFGSAGVFEPMVNEAADGADTVAWMRTQPWFTGSFGTIGLSYLGFTQWALLSAPPPELSAAVITVGPHDLYQSTWGVGSFALNDFLGWSHMMAHQEARPRIRAGLQQLTAQRRVKRAAAALPLGSAGRALLGGGSPWYESWVEHPDRDDPFWDRMRYPVALEQTQVPVLLLSGWQDLFLDQALAQFRTLRDRGAEVALTVGPWTHTEMLTKGLRTVTAESLDWLGTHLAGAERPSRTSPVRVCVTGCGGWREFPDWPPEPTDRSWWLQPGGRLGDSPVADGTTDSASFHYDPADPTPTVGGRLLAPGGGYQRDDVLARRRDVLTFTGQPLTEDVDVLGSPVVELAHSSDNPNVDVFVRVSEVDSRGRSRNVSDGYRRLNQSSGAVRIDLDQIAHRFAVGSRIRLLIAGGCHPRFARNLGTDEPAISGAAQRPATHTVQLAGSRLLLPADR, via the coding sequence GTGGCCGCCACCAGCTCGCCGCGTCTGGCCGATGTTGTGGTGAACCGGGCGCTGCGGCGGCTGCCGCCGCCCACCACCGGCTACACCGTGCGTCGGGAGCAGGTCCCGATGCGCGACGGGGTCCAGCTGCGTGCCGACCACTACCAGCCGACCGGCGACGTGGCCGGCACCCTGCTGGTGCGCTGCCCTTACGGCCGCAAATTCCCATTCTCGCTGGTGTTCGCCCGGATGTACGCCGCCCGCGGCTACCGGGTGATTCTGCAGAGTGTGCGCGGCACCTTCGGCTCTGCCGGCGTGTTCGAGCCGATGGTCAACGAGGCCGCCGACGGCGCCGACACGGTGGCCTGGATGCGTACCCAGCCGTGGTTCACCGGGTCGTTCGGCACCATCGGGTTGTCGTATCTGGGCTTCACGCAGTGGGCGTTGCTGTCCGCCCCTCCGCCCGAGCTGAGTGCGGCGGTCATCACCGTCGGGCCGCACGATCTGTACCAGTCGACCTGGGGTGTGGGGTCATTCGCGTTGAACGACTTTTTGGGCTGGAGCCACATGATGGCCCACCAGGAGGCCCGTCCGCGGATCCGTGCCGGGCTGCAGCAGCTGACTGCGCAACGCCGGGTCAAACGCGCCGCGGCCGCACTGCCGCTGGGCTCGGCCGGCCGGGCCCTACTGGGCGGCGGCTCGCCCTGGTACGAGTCCTGGGTCGAGCACCCTGATCGCGATGACCCGTTCTGGGACAGGATGCGTTACCCGGTGGCGCTGGAGCAGACCCAGGTGCCGGTGCTGCTGCTCAGTGGCTGGCAAGACCTGTTCTTGGATCAAGCGCTGGCCCAGTTCCGGACGTTGCGCGACCGAGGAGCCGAGGTGGCGCTGACCGTCGGCCCGTGGACCCACACCGAGATGCTGACCAAGGGACTGCGCACCGTCACGGCGGAATCCCTGGACTGGTTAGGCACTCACCTGGCCGGCGCCGAGCGGCCGTCGCGGACCAGCCCGGTGCGCGTCTGCGTCACCGGCTGCGGGGGCTGGCGTGAGTTTCCGGATTGGCCGCCCGAGCCGACGGACCGAAGCTGGTGGTTGCAGCCCGGCGGGCGCCTGGGCGACTCCCCCGTGGCCGACGGTACGACAGACTCGGCGAGCTTTCACTACGACCCGGCCGACCCCACGCCCACGGTGGGCGGTCGGCTGCTTGCCCCCGGTGGCGGTTATCAGCGCGACGACGTATTGGCGCGCCGTCGCGACGTGCTGACCTTCACCGGGCAGCCGCTGACCGAGGATGTCGACGTGCTCGGCAGCCCGGTGGTGGAACTGGCGCATTCCAGTGACAACCCAAACGTCGACGTGTTCGTCAGGGTCAGCGAGGTGGACTCCCGCGGACGCTCACGCAATGTCAGCGATGGCTATCGTCGGCTCAACCAGTCCTCCGGGGCGGTCCGTATCGACCTCGACCAGATCGCCCACCGATTCGCGGTCGGCTCCCGCATCCGGCTGCTGATCGCCGGCGGCTGTCATCCCCGGTTCGCACGCAACCTGGGCACCGACGAACCCGCGATCAGCGGCGCCGCTCAGCGACCGGCTACGCACACCGTCCAGCTGGCCGGCTCACGATTGCTGCTGCCCGCGGACCGCTGA
- a CDS encoding MATE family efflux transporter, whose protein sequence is MADDSGAGTKRIAALALPALVVLAAEPLYLLFDTAVVGRLGALGLAGLAIGGMVLSLVASQATFLSYGTTARSSRHFGAGDRSAAVAEGVQATWLALGLGLLVVLVVQVVGEPLVSAIAGSESIAQAAWSWLRIAIFGAPAILVSLAGNGWLRGVQDTARPPRYVVAGFALSALLCPLLVFGGLGMPRWGLAGSAVANCVGQWLAALLFLRALRCEPVSCKLDGGVLRAQLVMGRDLIARSLAFQASFVSAAAVAARFGAAALAAHQIVLQLFNFLALALDSLAIAAQALVGAALGASDVRHAKAVAGRVTVFSAAAALVLAGVLALGARLLSGLFTNDDAVLAAIGVPWWFLVAQLPIAGIVFALDGVLLGAGDTAFMRTATVISALVGFLPLVWLSLAFGWGLAGIWSGLTASLVLRLLFVGWRALSGHWVRAGRP, encoded by the coding sequence TTGGCTGACGATTCCGGAGCCGGGACCAAGCGCATCGCAGCGCTGGCCCTGCCGGCGCTGGTGGTGTTGGCCGCCGAACCGCTGTACCTGTTGTTCGACACCGCGGTGGTCGGCCGGCTCGGCGCCCTGGGCCTGGCCGGTCTGGCGATCGGCGGGATGGTGCTGAGTCTGGTCGCCTCGCAGGCCACCTTCCTGTCCTATGGAACGACGGCGCGATCGTCGCGGCACTTCGGTGCCGGCGATCGCTCCGCCGCGGTCGCCGAGGGGGTACAGGCCACCTGGCTGGCTCTTGGCCTGGGATTGCTCGTCGTGCTGGTGGTGCAGGTGGTGGGGGAGCCCCTGGTCTCGGCCATCGCCGGAAGTGAGAGCATCGCGCAGGCCGCGTGGTCGTGGCTGCGGATCGCCATTTTTGGTGCACCGGCAATTCTGGTGTCGCTGGCAGGCAACGGATGGCTGCGCGGGGTGCAGGACACGGCGCGGCCGCCACGCTATGTGGTTGCGGGCTTCGCGCTTTCGGCGTTGTTGTGCCCGCTGCTGGTCTTCGGCGGGCTGGGCATGCCGCGCTGGGGTCTGGCCGGCTCGGCGGTGGCCAACTGTGTGGGCCAGTGGCTTGCCGCGCTGTTGTTCCTGCGTGCACTGCGCTGCGAACCGGTGTCGTGCAAGCTCGATGGCGGCGTGCTGCGGGCGCAACTGGTCATGGGGCGCGATCTGATCGCACGCTCGCTGGCATTTCAGGCCAGCTTCGTCTCGGCCGCCGCGGTCGCGGCGCGATTCGGGGCCGCGGCGTTGGCTGCTCATCAGATCGTTTTGCAGCTGTTCAACTTCCTGGCCTTGGCACTCGATTCGCTGGCGATCGCCGCGCAGGCGTTAGTGGGTGCGGCGCTGGGTGCTTCCGACGTCCGACACGCCAAGGCGGTGGCCGGCCGGGTCACGGTGTTCTCCGCGGCCGCCGCGCTCGTGCTGGCAGGGGTCTTGGCACTCGGTGCGCGCCTCCTGTCGGGATTGTTCACCAACGATGATGCGGTGCTGGCCGCGATCGGGGTGCCGTGGTGGTTTCTGGTAGCCCAATTGCCCATTGCCGGAATTGTTTTCGCTCTCGACGGTGTCTTGCTGGGAGCGGGTGACACGGCGTTCATGCGTACTGCCACGGTGATAAGCGCGCTGGTCGGTTTCCTGCCCCTGGTGTGGCTGTCGTTGGCCTTCGGCTGGGGGCTGGCCGGAATCTGGTCGGGACTGACCGCTTCCCTGGTGCTGCGATTGCTGTTCGTCGGGTGGCGGGCATTGTCTGGGCACTGGGTGCGAGCCGGACGGCCGTAG
- a CDS encoding enoyl-CoA hydratase, which produces MSDDILLVKTQDRIRTLTLNRPQARNALSGALRAAIFSALADADTDTDVDVLILTGTDPVFCAGLDLKEFGESTGLTDISPQWPTMTKPVIGAINGAAVTGGLELALYCDVLIASEQARFADTHARVGLLPSWGLSVRLPQKVGVGLARRMSLTGDYLSAADALRAGLVTEVVPHVELLPAALRVAASIVGNNQAAVRALLASYHRIDESQTATGLWMEAMAAKQWLQTVTGADVAANRAAVLERGRAQVQ; this is translated from the coding sequence GTGAGCGACGACATTCTGCTGGTTAAGACACAGGACCGCATCCGCACCCTTACCCTCAACCGCCCGCAGGCCCGCAATGCGCTGTCCGGCGCGTTGCGTGCGGCCATCTTCAGCGCGCTGGCCGATGCTGACACCGACACGGACGTCGACGTGCTGATCCTGACGGGTACCGATCCGGTGTTCTGCGCCGGGTTGGACCTCAAGGAGTTCGGCGAATCCACTGGACTGACAGACATTTCCCCACAGTGGCCAACGATGACCAAGCCGGTGATCGGTGCTATCAACGGTGCGGCAGTCACCGGCGGGCTGGAGTTGGCGCTGTACTGCGACGTCCTGATCGCCTCGGAGCAGGCCCGATTCGCCGACACCCACGCCCGCGTCGGATTGCTGCCATCGTGGGGACTCAGTGTCCGACTCCCCCAGAAGGTCGGCGTTGGCTTGGCCCGCCGAATGAGCCTGACCGGCGATTACCTGTCGGCGGCCGACGCGCTGCGGGCCGGGCTGGTCACCGAGGTGGTTCCCCACGTCGAGCTGCTGCCCGCGGCGCTGCGGGTGGCGGCGTCGATCGTCGGCAACAACCAGGCCGCGGTGCGTGCGCTGCTGGCCTCCTACCACCGCATCGACGAGTCGCAGACCGCCACCGGGCTGTGGATGGAGGCGATGGCAGCCAAGCAGTGGTTGCAGACCGTCACCGGAGCCGACGTCGCCGCCAACCGGGCGGCCGTGCTGGAGCGTGGCCGAGCCCAGGTGCAGTGA
- a CDS encoding TetR/AcrR family transcriptional regulator: MAASSSAPAVRRTQAERSAAMRTRLLDATIESLVTYGYSGTTTPRIAELAGVTRGAQIHHFRSKEDLVVAAIEHLAQQRTQAAIRELGQVRSIPDPVATALDFLWEAHQGPMFIATVELWVAARTDRVLAQHIERVEGVVNGTLVAAIAQLMPGHPAQKEIRNVVYTAMDVLRGILVSNFVDDDPQRARRRWERACVHLRQVAAGVLPQSD, translated from the coding sequence ATGGCTGCGAGCAGTAGTGCACCCGCGGTGCGACGCACCCAGGCCGAGCGCAGCGCCGCGATGCGCACCCGCCTGCTCGACGCCACCATCGAAAGCCTGGTGACCTACGGCTACTCCGGCACCACCACGCCGCGTATCGCCGAACTGGCCGGCGTCACCCGGGGCGCCCAGATCCATCACTTCCGGTCGAAAGAAGACCTCGTCGTCGCCGCCATCGAACATCTGGCCCAGCAGCGCACCCAGGCCGCCATTCGGGAGCTCGGTCAGGTCCGATCCATTCCGGACCCGGTGGCAACCGCCCTGGATTTCCTCTGGGAAGCCCACCAGGGGCCGATGTTCATTGCCACCGTGGAACTTTGGGTCGCCGCCCGCACCGACCGGGTCCTGGCGCAACACATCGAGCGAGTCGAGGGTGTCGTCAACGGGACCCTGGTTGCCGCGATCGCCCAGTTGATGCCCGGGCATCCGGCGCAGAAGGAGATCCGCAACGTCGTCTACACCGCGATGGATGTGCTGCGCGGCATCCTGGTGTCGAATTTCGTCGACGATGATCCCCAGCGCGCCCGCCGGCGTTGGGAGCGGGCCTGCGTGCACCTGCGTCAGGTGGCGGCCGGCGTCTTGCCGCAATCCGACTGA
- the pptT gene encoding 4'-phosphopantetheinyl transferase PptT — protein sequence MSKLLDKVLEGAPTGSLAWAERYDDPPGLAPLPEEEPLVARSVAKRRNEFITARYCARLALEELGHPPVPILKGDKGEPTWPAGVVGSLTHCAGFRGAVVGRSGDVRSVGIDAEPHDVLPDGVLKAVSLPVERDELAALPQDRHWDRILFCAKEATYKVWFPLTRRWLGFEDAHITFTLTDETSGAFVSRILIDPAALSGPPLTELRGRWSVAGGLVLTAIVL from the coding sequence ATGAGCAAGCTGCTGGACAAGGTGCTTGAAGGAGCGCCGACGGGTTCGCTGGCCTGGGCCGAACGCTACGACGATCCGCCCGGGCTGGCTCCGCTGCCCGAGGAAGAGCCGCTGGTTGCCCGTTCGGTTGCCAAGCGCCGCAACGAATTCATCACGGCACGCTACTGCGCTCGGCTGGCGTTGGAAGAGCTGGGGCACCCGCCGGTCCCGATTCTCAAGGGGGACAAGGGCGAGCCCACGTGGCCCGCCGGCGTTGTCGGCAGTCTGACGCATTGCGCGGGCTTCCGCGGTGCGGTGGTGGGTCGCAGTGGCGACGTGCGATCGGTGGGTATCGACGCCGAACCGCACGACGTGCTGCCCGACGGCGTTCTCAAGGCGGTCAGCCTGCCTGTCGAACGTGACGAACTCGCAGCACTGCCGCAAGACAGGCATTGGGACCGAATTCTGTTCTGCGCCAAAGAAGCCACCTACAAGGTGTGGTTCCCGCTGACCAGGCGGTGGTTGGGCTTCGAGGACGCCCACATCACTTTCACTCTTACTGACGAAACGTCCGGTGCGTTCGTCTCTCGCATCCTGATCGATCCCGCGGCGCTGTCCGGACCTCCGCTGACAGAGCTGCGCGGACGCTGGTCGGTGGCGGGCGGCCTGGTGCTGACGGCGATCGTGCTGTGA
- a CDS encoding metallophosphoesterase family protein, which yields MTTHERRAADGPTLWAISDLHTGHLGNKPITEALHPVTGDDWLIVAGDVAERTDEIRWALDLLRKRFAKVIWVPGNHELWTTNKDPMQIFGRSRYDYLVDMCDQMGVITPEHPFPVWTEQGGPATIAPMFLLYDYTFLPAGATSKAEGLAIARQNNVVATDEFLLSPEPYGTRDAWCRDRVVATRKRLEDLDWMTPTVLVNHFPMVRQPCDALFYPEFSLWCGTVETADWHTRYNATCSVYGHLHIPRTTYYDGVRFEEVSVGYPREWRRRQPHRWLRQILPEPHYPPGYLNEFGGHFAITDEMREASAKFAERLRQRQAR from the coding sequence GTGACCACCCACGAGCGCAGGGCCGCAGATGGCCCAACTCTGTGGGCGATCTCTGACTTGCACACCGGCCACCTGGGCAACAAGCCGATCACCGAGGCGCTGCATCCGGTCACCGGTGACGACTGGCTGATCGTCGCCGGGGATGTTGCGGAGCGCACCGACGAGATTCGTTGGGCGCTGGATCTGCTGCGCAAGCGGTTCGCGAAGGTGATCTGGGTCCCCGGAAACCACGAGCTGTGGACCACCAACAAGGACCCGATGCAGATATTCGGCCGTTCCCGCTACGACTATCTGGTCGACATGTGCGACCAGATGGGCGTCATCACCCCCGAGCACCCCTTTCCGGTCTGGACCGAGCAGGGTGGACCCGCCACCATCGCGCCGATGTTCCTGCTCTACGACTACACGTTCCTGCCGGCCGGAGCGACGAGCAAGGCCGAGGGTCTGGCCATTGCGCGGCAGAACAACGTGGTCGCCACCGATGAGTTCCTGCTGTCGCCCGAGCCCTACGGCACCCGCGACGCATGGTGTCGCGACCGGGTGGTGGCCACCCGTAAGCGGCTCGAAGACCTCGACTGGATGACCCCGACCGTGCTGGTCAACCATTTCCCGATGGTGCGCCAGCCCTGCGACGCACTGTTTTATCCGGAGTTCTCGCTGTGGTGCGGCACCGTCGAAACCGCCGACTGGCATACGCGCTACAACGCGACCTGTTCGGTCTACGGCCACCTGCACATCCCGCGCACCACCTACTACGACGGCGTGCGCTTCGAAGAGGTCTCGGTGGGCTACCCGCGGGAATGGCGCCGCCGTCAGCCGCACCGGTGGCTGCGCCAGATCCTGCCCGAGCCGCACTACCCGCCCGGCTACCTCAACGAGTTCGGCGGCCACTTCGCCATCACCGACGAGATGCGCGAGGCCAGTGCGAAGTTCGCCGAACGGCTACGTCAGCGGCAGGCGCGATGA
- the truB gene encoding tRNA pseudouridine(55) synthase TruB: MSTPPPAGLVIVDKPAGMTSHDVVSRCRRFFGTRKVGHAGTLDPMATGVLVIGIERATKILGLLTASQKSYAASIRLGQTTSTEDAEGEVLETTSATHITDDQIAAAIAGLRGDIAQVPSAVSAIKVAGKRSYQLAREGHAVELPARPVRIERFELLAVRRDEPFVDLDVEVDCSAGTYIRALARDVGNELGVGGHLTALRRTRAGSFGLDQARTLDELGESPRLSYSLDEACLQTFPRRDLSVDEAVDVSHGRPLAPVGIDGIYAATDADGQVIALLEDSGRRTKSVVVIRPATL; the protein is encoded by the coding sequence GTGAGCACGCCCCCGCCGGCCGGCCTGGTGATCGTCGACAAGCCCGCCGGAATGACCAGCCACGACGTCGTTTCCCGGTGTCGCAGGTTCTTCGGGACTCGTAAGGTCGGCCACGCCGGCACCTTGGACCCGATGGCCACCGGGGTGCTGGTGATCGGCATCGAACGGGCTACCAAGATTCTGGGGTTGTTGACCGCGTCGCAGAAGTCTTACGCCGCCTCCATCCGGTTGGGGCAGACCACCTCGACCGAGGATGCCGAAGGCGAGGTGCTGGAGACGACTTCGGCGACGCACATCACCGACGATCAGATCGCCGCGGCGATCGCCGGACTGCGCGGCGATATCGCGCAGGTGCCCTCGGCGGTCAGCGCCATCAAGGTCGCCGGCAAGCGGTCCTATCAGTTGGCCCGCGAAGGTCACGCCGTCGAACTGCCAGCCCGGCCGGTGCGTATCGAGCGCTTCGAGCTGTTGGCGGTGCGGCGCGACGAGCCGTTCGTCGATCTGGACGTCGAGGTGGACTGCTCGGCGGGAACCTACATCCGGGCGCTGGCCCGAGACGTGGGCAACGAGCTGGGGGTGGGCGGACACCTGACCGCGCTGCGGCGCACCCGGGCCGGCAGCTTCGGGCTGGATCAGGCCCGCACCCTCGACGAACTGGGGGAGAGCCCACGGCTGAGCTACAGCCTGGATGAGGCGTGCCTGCAGACTTTTCCGCGCCGGGACCTGAGCGTCGACGAGGCAGTCGACGTCAGCCACGGCCGGCCGTTGGCCCCGGTAGGCATCGACGGGATCTACGCGGCAACCGACGCCGACGGCCAGGTGATCGCACTGCTGGAGGACTCGGGAAGGCGGACCAAATCAGTGGTCGTCATCCGGCCGGCGACGCTATAG
- a CDS encoding DUF1802 family protein has translation MHGVALKEWSAVVAALLAGRQRILLRKGGIHEKRFDVSADEFLLFPTSVHSHAERVRPEHRDLLAPAAADSTAEYIVVRAAAKVVATLPVERPEALEDIADLHIWTAESVRADRLDFRPKHRLTALVIQVFPLATPMRLPRSPEYAGCASWVQLPIADPELGAPVFTAEQLESVTARVRDTVG, from the coding sequence ATGCACGGTGTGGCGTTGAAGGAGTGGAGCGCTGTCGTTGCTGCGCTGCTGGCCGGCCGGCAACGAATCCTGCTGCGCAAAGGCGGCATTCACGAGAAGCGCTTCGATGTCAGCGCCGACGAGTTCCTGCTGTTCCCGACATCGGTACACAGCCACGCCGAGCGGGTCCGTCCCGAACATCGCGATCTGCTCGCGCCGGCCGCCGCTGATTCCACCGCTGAGTACATTGTGGTTCGAGCCGCTGCGAAAGTCGTTGCGACGCTGCCCGTCGAGCGGCCCGAGGCGCTGGAGGACATTGCGGACTTACACATCTGGACCGCTGAATCGGTGCGCGCCGATCGGCTGGATTTCCGGCCCAAACATCGGTTGACGGCGCTGGTGATCCAGGTGTTCCCGCTGGCGACACCGATGCGGCTGCCGCGCAGCCCCGAGTATGCCGGCTGCGCCAGCTGGGTGCAGCTACCGATCGCCGACCCGGAGTTGGGTGCCCCGGTGTTCACCGCCGAACAGCTCGAGTCGGTGACCGCCCGGGTCCGCGACACCGTCGGCTGA
- a CDS encoding sugar O-acetyltransferase, which produces MSGQRERMLHGALYRPDDPDLVAGRRACQQVVAAFNATGPDDDDTRRELLGELLGSFGANSELLPRFSCDYGIYISIGANCFINYDAVFLDCAPITIGDHVSIGPRAQLLTALHPVDDVDARRAGWESAAPITLGDNVWLAAGVIVCPGVTIGADTVVGAGSVVTRDLPAGVLAAGNPCRILRPIG; this is translated from the coding sequence GTGAGCGGTCAGCGAGAGCGGATGCTGCACGGGGCGCTGTATCGGCCCGACGACCCGGACCTGGTCGCCGGCCGGCGGGCATGTCAGCAAGTGGTGGCGGCGTTCAACGCCACCGGTCCAGACGACGATGACACCCGCCGTGAGCTGCTGGGCGAACTGCTCGGATCCTTCGGGGCGAACTCAGAGCTTTTGCCCCGATTCTCTTGTGACTACGGGATATACATCAGTATCGGCGCCAACTGTTTCATCAATTACGACGCGGTCTTTCTGGACTGCGCGCCCATCACCATCGGGGACCATGTGTCGATCGGACCGCGCGCCCAGCTACTGACGGCGCTGCATCCCGTCGATGACGTCGATGCACGGCGGGCCGGCTGGGAATCGGCCGCTCCGATCACCCTTGGCGACAACGTGTGGCTGGCGGCTGGGGTGATCGTGTGCCCCGGCGTGACGATCGGAGCCGACACGGTGGTGGGGGCCGGCAGCGTGGTGACCCGCGATTTGCCGGCCGGCGTGCTCGCGGCCGGAAATCCGTGCCGGATCCTCCGGCCGATCGGCTAG
- a CDS encoding DUF3558 family protein, giving the protein MLTKLRLITALGALVMAVVMVWQQTPPNDDVAGGPGVQLRSTAIPLAPPTSSSKAVNLTNPRPFDACEDIPYDVIAQLGLAFTPPKPVEGVRCEFDAGNYQMAVETFVWRSYDESIPADAIEMDINGHRAAQFWVMKPTEWNNRWWFSCMVAFKTSYGLIQQSLYYSPVYSNPDVDCPTENLMRAHQLAPHYKY; this is encoded by the coding sequence ATGCTCACCAAACTGCGTCTTATCACCGCGCTGGGGGCGCTGGTGATGGCCGTCGTGATGGTCTGGCAACAGACACCTCCGAACGACGACGTCGCCGGCGGGCCCGGGGTACAGCTGCGCTCCACGGCGATTCCGCTGGCACCCCCGACGTCCTCGAGTAAAGCGGTCAATCTGACCAACCCGCGGCCCTTCGACGCCTGCGAGGACATTCCCTATGACGTCATCGCACAGTTGGGGTTGGCGTTCACGCCGCCCAAGCCGGTCGAGGGCGTGCGCTGCGAATTCGACGCCGGCAACTACCAGATGGCCGTTGAGACGTTTGTGTGGCGCAGCTACGACGAGTCGATTCCGGCCGACGCGATCGAGATGGACATCAACGGGCACCGGGCGGCGCAGTTCTGGGTGATGAAGCCCACCGAGTGGAACAACCGGTGGTGGTTCTCCTGCATGGTGGCGTTCAAGACCAGCTACGGGTTGATCCAGCAGTCGCTGTACTACTCGCCGGTGTACTCCAACCCGGACGTGGACTGCCCCACCGAGAACCTGATGCGCGCCCACCAGCTGGCCCCGCACTACAAGTACTGA